One genomic region from Megachile rotundata isolate GNS110a unplaced genomic scaffold, iyMegRotu1 scaffold0190, whole genome shotgun sequence encodes:
- the LOC105664120 gene encoding uncharacterized protein LOC105664120: protein MPSQPAGTQKTTPMELRSRQTELMSEDEMAMVQKQQIEKERRLREEAQVLDSETRELEEARLRNEAVLAKIRKAEKSQGAIPRKSDSPEELPTEMEVPSVAVASESVSYTLNEAVKMVPVFNGSSPTLLTFTRACKRARQLIPAHAEGTLVKLIIGHLSGHAAAAVEDEEIYTVAELCNTLKDIFGPQRTVDYYRGELASIYMKNGEHVLDFITRVKDLRDAILDCDRGAPNIDEINNFAKSCFIDGLMSPMRLEVKVVAAEPLKCVFREAISVFKRLELENSRQGRTEVRRVNFEQRDGTPDWRSSRDFRRNESPRRVDFGRRDQNSEWPERRFSSPPRRDSWKPTSPVPPRNYQANRGFTRYPRGDDRRDPPLPDRFCRYCNIPGHDLHECRKRRYNEQMRNSGNEQALPPVATRRREGPSAKAIRTVTLEQPELIITTDEE from the coding sequence ATGCCATCGCAACCGGCTGGGACTCAGAAAACGACGCCGATGGAACTCCGTTCGAGGCAGACGGAACTAATGAGTGAGGACGAAATGGCCATGGTGCAAAAGCAACAAATCGAAAAGGAAAGGCGCCTTCGAGAGGAAGCCCAAGTGCTTGACAGCGAGACACGAGAGCTGGAGGAAGCTCGCCTGCGGAACGAAGCAGTGTTAGCAAAAATCCGGAAAGCTGAAAAGAGCCAAGGGGCGATACCGAGGAAAAGTGATAGTCCCGAAGAATTACCCACGGAGATGGAGGTGCCAAGTGTTGCCGTTGCCAGTGAATCCGTCAGTTACACCCTTAACGAAGCGGTAAAAATGGTGCCCGTTTTCAATGGTTCCTCACCGACTTTATTAACATTTACACGGGCGTGTAAAAGAGCCAGGCAGTTAATTCCCGCTCACGCCGAGGGAACACTGGTTAAGCTCATTATTGGACACTTGAGTGGGCACGCCGCTGCCGCTGTGGAGGACGAAGAGATCTACACCGTCGCTGAGCTGTGCAACACCCTAAAGGACATCTTCGGACCACAACGCACCGTCGACTACTACCGCGGCGAATTAGCCAGTATCTACATGAAGAACGGTGAGCACGTTCTAGATTTTATAACCAGGGTAAAAGACTTGCGTGATGCGATCCTCGATTGCGACCGAGGCGCGCCTAATATCGATGAAATCAACAATTTCGCGAAAAGCTGTTTTATTGATGGGTTGATGTCACCCATGCGCTTGGAAGTGAAAGTGGTCGCGGCCGAACCTTTAAAATGCGTATTTCGAGAAGCCATCTCGGTGTTCAAGAGACTAGAGTTAGAAAACTCGAGACAGGGCCGTACCGAAGTGCGCCGCGTGAATTTCGAACAACGTGACGGAACTCCCGACTGGCGATCGAGTAGAGACTTTAGAAGAAACGAATCTCCGCGTCGCGTTGATTTCGGAAGGCGTGATCAAAACTCGGAATGGCCCGAACGCCGTTTTAGCAGTCCGCCGCGTCGCGACTCGTGGAAACCAACGTCGCCCGTTCCGCCGCGGAACTACCAGGCGAATCGGGGATTCACGCGATACCCCCGCGGAGATGATAGGAGAGATCCGCCGCTGCCTGATAGATTCTGCCGATACTGCAACATTCCAGGTCACGACCTGCACGAATGCAGAAAGCGTCGATATAACGAACAAATGCGAAATTCGGGAAACGAGCAAGCCCTCCCGCCCGTGGCGACCAGGAGACGGGAGGGCCCAAGCGCGAAAGCAATACGCACAGTAACGTTAGAACAGCCCGAATTAATTATAACAACGGACGAGGAGTAA